A genomic region of Colletotrichum destructivum chromosome 5, complete sequence contains the following coding sequences:
- a CDS encoding Putative malate synthase, producing the protein MATTETILQGVNVLGAVTDAQRKILTPDALAFLALLHRSFNATRKSLLERRKLRQAELDRGVLPDFLAETKHIRENSTWKGAPPAPGLVDRRVEITGPTDRKMVVNALNSDVWTYMADFEDSSAPTWENMVNGQVNLYDANRRKVDFKQGSKEYKLRTDRTLPTLIVRPRGWHLEEKHVTVDGEPISGSLFDFGLYFYHNAHQTLKIGIGPYFYLPKMESHLEARLWNDAFNLAQDYCGVPRGTIRGTVLIETILAAFEMDEIIYELRDHSSGLNCGRWDYIFSTIKKFRNNSNFVLPDRSAVTMTVPFMDSYVKLLIQTCHKRGVHAMGGMAAQIPIKDDKAANDKAMEGVRADKLREVRAGHDGTWVAHPALAAIASEIFNKNMPTPNQLFVRREDVKIGQNDLLNMNVPGKITEEGIKKNLNIGLGYMEAWIRGVGCVPINYLMEDAATAEVSRSQLWQWVKHGVSTAEGKKVDKAYALKLLKESTDELASKAPKGNKFHLAAQYFAGQVTGEDYADFLTTLLYDEITAVGSARPAAKL; encoded by the exons ATGGCGACCACCGAGACAATTCTCCAGGGCGTCAATGTCCTGGGTGCCGTCACGGATGCCCAGCGCAAGATCCTGACTCCCGATGCACTCGCTTTCCTGGCCTTGCTGCATCGCTCCTTCAACGCCACCCGCAAGTCTTTGCTTGAGCGCCGCAAGCTCCgccaggccgagctggaccgcGGCGTCCTCCccgacttcctcgccgagacCAAGCACATCAGAGAGAACTCCACATGGAAGGGTgccccgcccgccccggGTCTGGTCGACCGTAGAGTCGAGATCACTGGCCCGACCGACCGGAAAATGGTCGTCAATGCCTTGAACTCGGATGTCTGGACTTATATGGCCGACTTTGAAG ATTCGAGTGCCCCGACATGGGAGAATATGGTCAATGGCCAGGTCAACCTCTATGATGCCAACCGCCGTAAGGTCGACTTCAAGCAGGGTTCCAAGGAATACAAGCTGCGCACCGACCGGACGCTGCCTACCTTGATTGTTCGTCCTCGCGGCTGGCATTTGGAAGAGAAGCATGTcaccgtcgacggcgagcccaTCTCCGGCTCCCTGTTCGATTTTGGCCTCTACTTCTACCACAATGCCCACCAGACCCTCAAGATTGGCATTGGCCCATACTTCTACCTTCCCAAGATGGAGTCCCATCTCGAGGCTCGCCTGTGGAACGACGCATTCAACCTCGCCCAGGACTATTGCGGCGTGCCCCGCGGCACCATCCGCGGGACCGTCCTGATTGAGACCATTCTCGCCGCCTTTGAGATGGACGAGATCATCTACGAGCTGAGAGACCACAGCTCCGGTCTCAACTGTGGTCGTTGGGACTACATCTTCAGCACCATCAAGAAGTTCAGGAACAACTCCAACTTTGTCCTGCCGGATCGTAGCGCCGTGACCATGACGGTTCCCTTCATGGACTCCTAC GTCAAGCTCCTCATCCAGACCTGCCACAAGAGAGGCGTTCAcgccatgggcggcatggctGCCCAGATTCCCATCAAGGACGATAAGGCGGCTAACGACAAGGCCATGGAAGGCGTCCGCGCCGACAAGTTGCGCGAAGTGCGTGCCGGCCACGATGG AACCTGGGTCGCTCACCCTGCCCTGGCGGCCATCGCCTCCGAAATCTTCAACAAGAACATGCCGACGCCCAACCAGCTTTTCGTCCGCCGCGAGGACGTCAAGATTGGCCAAAACGACCTGCTCAACATGAATGTTCCCGGTAAAATCACCGAGGAGGGCATCAAGAAGAACCTCAACATCGGCCTCGGCTACATGGAGGCCTGGAtccgcggcgtcggctgCGTTCCCATCAACTACCTCAT GgaggacgccgccaccgccgaggtcTCCCGCTCCCAGCTCTGGCAGTGGGTGAAGCACGGCGTATccaccgccgagggcaagaaggtgGACAAGGCCTACGCTCTCAAGCTCCTCAAGGAGTCAACCGACGAGCTGGCCAGCAAGGCGCCCAAGGGCAACAAGTTCCACCTCGCCGCGCAGTACTTTGCCGGCCAGGTCACTGGGGAGGACTACGCCGATTTCCTGACCAC TCTCCTGTACGACGAGATCACCGCCGTTGGTAGCGCGCGCCCTGCCGCCAAGTTGTAA
- a CDS encoding Putative serine/threonine-protein kinase, active, whose translation MSETSRARASHARAPLADATQRINNASPKTPAKPPKSRDKTAGHSHHAAASDRQRYVDKHDLPVSGARANAASGSRNPAVARARASQETDPSKRMSQASQTSTAPSSKRNSGYAYKTHIGPWLLGKTLGKGSSARVRLCKHRLSGELAAVKIVPKKTAYLIQAGSLAELHDYDDSLPEKINGEMRVPLSIEREVAILKLVDHPNVMKVYDIWENRSEIYLVLEYVEQGDLFDYINNNGRFTEEGAMFLFRQMMSALQYCHSFNICHRDLKPENILLTSDNKVKIADFGMAALHQSSDHRLVTACGSPHYAAPELLKHKHYRGDKADIWSLGVILYALLAACLPFDDPDIGALLQKTKRGIYEIPEYLSPEAKDLIRRMLVANPDTRISIKEMWQHPLIRKYDYLDNLGNNGQLHDLRKGFHYTPLKPHEVDPHLVRQLRSLWHMLTEHQIKLKLMDSAKNDQKLFYWLLHTYRQKQLENFLPELSQSPSDYHHLHEPIWKKRVSTVEFKQPRADGTGRSVSRFTVISHVAETDDGTVQSYDPYNSSRPMRGHSQASHAKIVVHRARRGSMKRDNTQTSQLSRVKTGSTIRHSRVNSQRIANPGRFQSPRSSMNSLHSSRQGTSYARPASRHKRGIDFSHIRKKSTDLQVDKRRRGVSKAIGEEEQQERPTSPTSPQKQAPVMERPRPRLKIMKPRDPAVIVNEEVRDFSNSIAKDCDEAFNSFMTADETTELCLDEGIGRERDSTGLSLRQPRPSTENSTNPYHPWDTRPLPPLPPPRSTQSPSPAADRTEMYQDQSRDAHNNTGRVGKFVDQVNRLGFPALLPKQDRRTVSAPPQGQHDRTGGRLPAINENGRDSESSSHWGEGDRNRIVSAPPKTPAGQTDEGLDYLVRAGETIRVVNSPSATSPIPKPLNVRKKTAERPTHRDQVDERFVYMHGASGVDEPQIPSTATHTSGPTKQKKSSWFKRVSKDSTSREGSIHTEATLETQACSMTTQSTAPSRSETKFHEPPPPVAAKKKGFGLLFWRSNKDKTEGKMEIAGPEYDDSPSPKHRSAVQHKTSRKSAKGWNGSDSGARTIDVHRNWLARLFGVKPATSYVCLMMSRKRSRQEIVALLKDWRRYGMGDIQVDKERNIVFARVGAENYLGMKEVAFAAEVMTVIEHGKKGPLCIVRFTQERGAASSFHKVVDTVRTVFGSRGLLVTDKSKEKMMIKTLNS comes from the exons ATGTCCGAAACCAGCCGGGCGAGGGCTTCTCATGCCCGGGCTCCTCTCGCGGATGCTACTCAGCGCATCAACAATGCTTCACCCAAAACCCCTGCTAAGCCACCCAAGTCGCGCGACAAAACCGCTGGTCATTCGCACCACGCTGCTGCCTCCGACCGACAACGCTATGTCGACAAACACGATCTTCCCGTGTCCGGGGCGAGGGCGAACGCTGCTTCCGGCTCCCGCAACCCTGCCGTGGCAAGAGCGAGGGCGTCCCAAGAAACCGACCCGTCGAAGCGCATGTCACAGGCCTCTCAGACTTCCACGGCCCCATCGAGTAAAAGAAACAGCGGCTACGCTTACAAGACACATATCGGACCCTGGTTACTGGGCAAGACTCTCGGAAAGGGCTCCTCAGCTCGTGTAAGGCTTTGCAAGCACCGGCTTTCCGGAGAGTTGGCCGCCGTCAAAATCGTCCCCAAGAAAACCGCCTACTTGATTCAAGCTGGCAGCCTCGCTGAACTCCACGACTATGACGATAGCCTACCCGAGAAAATCAACGGCGAAATGCGCGTGCCTCTTTCAATCGAGCGAGAGGTGGCCATCTTGAAGCTGGTCGATCACCCCAACGTTATGAAAGTCTATGATATTTGGGAGAATCGCTCAGAGAT TTATCTGGTGCTCGAATACGTCGAGCAGGGAGACCTATTTGACTACATCAATAACAATGGTCGCTTCACAGAGGAGGGCGCCATGTTTCTCTTTCGACAGATGATGAGCGCTCTCCAATACTGTCATTCCTTCAACATCTGTCATCGCGATCTCAAACCCGAGAACATTCTGCTGACTTCCGACAACAAAGTCAAAATTGCCGACTTTGGCATGGCTGCCTTGCACCAGTCTTCGGACCATCGTCTCGTCACAGCTTGCGGCAGTCCTCACTACGCCGCTCCCGAGCTTCTGAAGCACAAGCATTACCGCGGAGACAAAGCGGACATATGGTCTCTGGGAGTCATTCTCTATGCACTTCTGGCTGCATGCTTGCCTTTCGATGATCCGGACATCGGAGCATTGCTGCAGAAAACCAAGAGGGGCATATATGAAATACCAGAGTATTTGAGCCCGGAAGCCAAAGATCTCATTCGCCGCATGCTCGTCGCCAATCCTGACACCAGAATCAGCATCAAGGAGATGTGGCAGCACCCGCTGATTCGCAAGTACGACTATCTCGATAACCTCGGCAACAATGGCCAACTCCATGACCTTCGCAAGGGCTTCCATTACACTCCCTTGAAGCCACACGAGGTCGACCCTCACTTGGTCAGACAGCTTCGGTCTTTGTGGCACATGCTTACTGAACACCAAATCAAGTTGAAGCTCATGGATTCGGC GAAAAACGACCAAAAACTATTCTATTGGCTTCTTCACACCTACCGCCAGAAGCAGCTCGAGAATTTTCTTCCGGAGCTTTCACAGTCGCCCAGTGATTACCATCATCTTCATGAGCCTATTTGGAAGAAAAGGGTGTCAACTGTCGAGTTCAAACAGCCTAGAGCAGACGGAACTGGCAGAAGTGTCTCGCGTTTCACGGTCATTTCGCACGTCGCAGAAACTGACGATGGCACGGTTCAGAGCTACGATCCTTACAATTCAAGTCGGCCTATGCGCGGTCATTCTCAGGCCAGCCATGCCAAGATTGTGGTCCATCGCGCTCGGCGAGGATCCATGAAGCGAGACAACACTCAGACATCACAACTGTCGCGCGTCAAGACAGGCTCAACAATACGCCATTCGCGCGTCAATTCTCAGCGAATAGCCAACCCTGGTCGCTTCCAGTCGCCTCGCAGCTCAATGAACTCTCTACACAGCAGCAGACAGGGAACTTCTTATGcccggccagcttctcgccaCAAGAGAGGTATTGACTTTTCTCACATAAGAAAGAAGTCTACCGATCTTCAAGTGGACAagcgtcgccgaggcgtCTCTAAAGCCAtcggagaagaggaacagCAGGAAAGACCcacgtcgccgacaagcccCCAAAAGCAGGCTCCTGTGATGGAaaggcccaggccgaggctCAAGATTATGAAGCCTCGAGACCCCGCTGTCATTGTCAACGAGGAGGTGCGCGACTTCAGCAACAGTATCGCCAAAGACTGCGATGAAGCTTTCAACAGTTTCATGACCGCCGATGAGACAACCGAGCTGTGTTTGGATGAAGGAATCggcagagaaagagactCAACGGGCCTGTCTTTGAGACAACCAAGACCATCGACGGAGAACTCAACTAATCCGTACCACCCGTGGGACACCCGGCCCTTACCCCCTCTGCCACCTCCCAGATCAACGCAGTCTCCGAGCCCGGCAGCAGACAGAACAGAAATGTATCAAGATCAGTCTAGGGATGCGCACAACAACACTGGTCGTGTTGGAAAGTTTGTGGATCAAGTCAACCGCTTAGGCTTCCCTGCCTTGTTGCCCAAACAGGACCGCCGCACCGTGTCTGCACCACCCCAAGGACAGCACGATAGGACTGGGGGCCGTCTGCCGGCCATCAATGAAAACGGAAGAGATTCGGAGTCGTCATCACACTGGGGCGAAGGTGACAGAAACAGGATCGTGTCTGCGCCCCCTAAGACTCCAGCCGGCCAAACTGATGAGGGCCTAGACTACCTAGTTCGGGCAGGCGAGACGATTCGCGTGGTCAACTCTCCGAGTGCAACGAGCCCAATCCCCAAGCCTTTGAATGTTCGGAAGAAGACCGCAGAGCGGCCAACTCACCGCGATCAGGTCGATGAGCGTTTCGTCTACATGCACGGGGCGTCGGGCGTAGATGAGCCGCAGATCCCCTCAACTGCGACTCACACCAGTGGCCCGACCAAGCAGAAGAAGTCGTCATGGTTTAAGCGTGTCTCGAAGGATAGCACTTCTAGAGAGGGAAGCATCCATACTGAGGCAACCCTGGAAACTCAGGCGTGCAGCATGACAACCCAGTCCACAGCCCCGAGCCGCTCCGAGACGAAGTTCCACGAACCACCTCCGCCAGTGgcagccaagaagaagggcttcGGATTGCTCTTCTGGAGGAGCAATAAAGACAAGACCGAGGGTAAGATGGAGATTGCTG GCCCAGAGTATGACGACTCGCCTTCTCCCAAGCATCGAAGCGCTGTCCAACACAAGACTAGCCGGAAGTCAGCTAAGGGCTGGAACGGTTCAGATAGTGGCGCACGAACCATTGACGTCCATCGTAATTGGCTTGCCAGACTATTTGGGGTCaagccggcgacgagctACGTGTGCTTGATGATGTCTCGCAAGCGATCTCGACAGGAAATCGTTGCTCTCCTTAAAGACTGGCGACGTTATGGTATGGGTGATATTCAAGTTGACAAGGAGAGAAACATTGTGTTTGCCCGTGTTGGGGCCGAGAATT ACTTAGGCATGAAAGAAGTTGCATTTGCCGCGGAGGTTATGACGGTGATTGAGCatgggaagaaggggccgCTCTGTATTGTTCGATTTACCCAGGAGCGTGGAGCGGCAAGCAGCTTCCACAAGGTGGTGGACACGGTTCGGACAGTTTTCGGATCCCGTGGACTACTTGTCACGGATAAGtccaaggagaagatgatgatcAAAACGCTCAATTCCTGA
- a CDS encoding Putative structural maintenance of chromosomes protein — MSSRLPGRRRRRGLEDDDSDARSDATEGPKRPRLGRRANDPDDDQKPLRNGVHTNGVNGTTSRLDKDGFSPGAIRRVKVENFVTYEMAEFFPGPNLNMVIGPNGTGKSSLVCAICLGLGFSPKHLGRAGNVKEFVKHGKSSAVIEIELQRRPEDRSHHVIRVQIDRERNSQKWWLNDKDTTHKTIQVLMRDLKIQVDNLCQFLPQDRVVEFASATPVDLLHETLRAAAPQEMLDWQKSLQDLHKDQKELQRGSDSAGDHLKQLEERQSDMQQDVDRLREIEEAQQYIADLTDARAVADYLESKALYKEKKKLERLAQKNLQKLEQEAAPSLQAVNQKQEYHEKVVTVVRKRKDVLRRTEAAADAALNRIEDADEQIKTVEANMETNRKGFEAKKQELGKIRSKIGALENQKKNKPPEFNPQEHNTQIREKEHQLRELEAEQRQAEGKIREIKEQGHAKIQAKNTLIRELEGLDSQQGQVINFIQKKWPDVAKGYLWLQENANMFEKEVFGPPALCCSVKDDRYSDQIQALLHNDDFLCFTAQTRDDHKKLSHHLYKELSLSVNVRSILRPLDDFRPRMSRDELNALGIDAFALDMLVGPEPVLAMLCNEKKLNAAGIALKDVSDAQYERIAQGEVINSWATGRQLYRVSRRKDLGPGAVSTMTRGIQQGMFWTDQPVDEAEKNEIRRKISEVEAEWDILKAKNTEVREQMAGFTNSKKEINDDLKTLRERKNELQKAHNAYQAIPVKLDTEKRALDQKRSEVEEARAANAQLSFDLDNANVDKAKATLQHHAAIVAIRTAQDVLLEAQIREIEARSDVQGLKARNTELVQMLEEEKRNIAAFSEESQRARRRAEEAQSKVIEIFARDETRKDLLESLARDRTVEDIDNDIVAKQGSIELIQVANPGALREFEKRAREIEKLRSKMESSTAKLDHLNRQITKIREKWEPKLDELVGKISDAFSYNFEQINCAGEIRIHKDEDFDQWALDIMVKFRENETLQQLNQHRQSGGERAVSTIFYLMALQSMAQSPFRVVDEINQGMDPRNERMVHERMVEIACREHTSQYFLITPKLLTGLRYDPRMRVLCIASGTHMPKDGKKLDFARCLKIHKRIAAGG, encoded by the exons ATGTCTTctcgtcttccaggtcgCCGGAGGCGACGTGGCTTGGAGGACGATGATTCAGATGCGCGCTCTGATGCGACGGAAGGACCGAAGCGGCCTCGCCTTGGACGACGTGCCAACGACCCCGACGACGATCAAAAACCCTTAAGAAATGGGGTCCATACCAACGGGGTGAACGGTACGACGAGCCGGCTCGACAAAGACGGCTTTTCGCCCGGTGCTATCCGCCGCGTCAAAGTCGAAAACTTCGTCACGTACGAAATGGCAGAATTCTTTCCTGGACCGAATCTCAACATGGTCATCGGACCCAACGGAACGGGAAAGAGTTCTCTCGTCTGCGCCATTTGCCTAGGCCTTGGCTTCAGCCCGAAGCACCTCGGCCGAGCCGGCAATGTGAAGGAGTTTGTCAAGCATGGCAAGTCTTCCGCTGTTATCGAGATCGAGCTACAGCGTCGGCCCGAAGACAGATCGCATCATGTCATCCGAGTTCAAATCGACCGTGAACGAAACAGTCAGAAATGGTGGCTGAACGACAAGGATACTACACACAAGACGATACAGGTCCTCATGAGGGACCTCAAGATCCAGGTCGACAATCTGTGCCAGTTTCTACCGCAAGACCGGGTTGTCGAATTCGCATCCGCTACCCCAGTCGATTTACTACATGAAACTTTGCGTGCTGCCGCGCCCCAGGAGATGCTAGACTGGCAAAAGAGTCTCCAGGATTTGCACAAAGACCAAAAGGAGCTCCAGCGTGGCTCCGACTCGGCGGGCGACCACTTGAAGCAGCTGGAGGAACGACAAAGCGACATGCAGCAGGATGTTGATAGGCTACGCGAAATCGAAGAGGCTCAGCAATACATTGCCGATCTTACAGATGCTCGGGCCGTGGCCGACTATCTCGAGTCCAAAGCGCTCTacaaagaaaagaaaaaattGGAAAGGCTGGCCCAGAAGAACTTGCAGAAGctcgagcaggaggccgCTCCTTCTCTGCAGGCAGTCAATCAAAAACAAGAGTATCACGAAAAAGTGGTGACTGTGGTTCGCAAACGCAAGGATGTATTGCGACGAACGGAAGCCGCTGCGGATGCAGCGCTCAATCGTATCGAGGATGCAGACGAACAAATAAAGACGGTAGAGGCAAACATGGAGACCAACAGGAAGGGCTTCGAGGCCAAAAAGCAAGAGTTGGGCAAGATTCGAAGCAAAATAGGCGCTTTGGAGaaccagaagaagaacaagccTCCTGAGTTCAATCCTCAGGAACACAACACACAAATA CGAGAGAAGGAACACCAGCTGCGAGAGCTCGAGGCTGAGCAACGCCAAGCCGAAGGCAAAATACGAGAGATCAAAGAGCAGGGCCATGCCAAGATCCAAGCGAAGAACACTTTGATCCGAGAGCTCGAAGGGCTTGACTCTCAGCAGGGTCAGGTCATCAACTTTATCCAGAAGAAGTGGCCTGATGTGGCTAAAGGCTATCTCTGGCTTCAGGAGAATGCCAACATGTTCGAAAAGGAGGTGTTTGGGCCACCGGCCCTCTGTTGCTCCGTCAAAGACGACCGATATTCTGATCAGATCCAAGCGCTCTTACACAATGACGACTTCCTCTGCTTCACGGCCCAAACTCGAGATGACCACAAGAAGCTCAGTCATCACCTCTATAAGGAATTGAGTCTCTCCGTCAACGTCCGCTCGATTCTCAGACCGTTGGACGATTTCCGACCTAGGATGTCCCGGGACGAGCTCAATGCCCTTGGAATTGATGCATTCGCACTGGACATGTTGGTCGGGCCAGAGCCTGTTCTTGCAATGCTGTGTAACGAAAAGAAGTTGAATGCCGCAGGAATCGCATTGAAAGATGTCAGCGACGCTCAGTACGAGCGCATTGCCCAAGGAGAGGTCATCAACAGTTGGGCGACGGGTCGGCAGTTGTACAGGGTGTCTCGGCGCAAAGATCTTGGGCCGGGAGCCGTCTCGACAATGACCAGGGGCATTCAACAAGGTATGTTCTGGACAGACCAGCCAGTGGACGAGGCGGAAAAGAACGAGATCCGGCGCAAGATCAGTGAGGTGGAGGCCGAGTGGGATATCCTGAAAGCCAAGAACACGGAGGTCCGGGAGCAGATGGCTGGGTTCACCAACAGCAAGAAAGAGATCAACGACGATCTG AAAACGCTCAGGGAAAGGAAGAACGAGCTTCAGAAAGCCCACAATGCCTACCAGGCAATTCCCGTCAAGCTAG ACACCGAGAAGAGGGCCTTGGACCAGAAGAGGTCAGAAGTCGAAGAGGCGAGAGCAGCCAACGCACAGCTCAGCTTCGATCTCGACAATGCCAATGTGGACAAGGCCAAAGCTACCTTGCAGCACCACGCGGCCATCGTAGCCATTCGAACGGCACAAGATGTGTTGCTCGAAGCTCAGATCCGCGAAATCGAAGCCAGGTCTGACGTTCAAGGCCTCAAGGCCAGAAACACCGAGCTGGTTCAGATGCTGGAAGAGGAAAAACGTAACATTGCTGCTTTTAGCGAGGAATCTCAGCGGGCCAGACGGCGTGCGGAAGAGGCACAGAGTAAGGTGATTGAGATCTTTGCGAGGGACGAGACCCGAAAGGACCTTCTCGAAAGCTTGGCGAGAGACAGGACGGTCGAAGacatcgacaacgacatcgTTGCAAAACAGGGCAGCATTGAGCTCATCCAAGTCGCCAATCCGGGTGCTCTGCGCGAGTTCGAGAAGCGAGCCCGAGAGATTGAGAAGCTGCGTTCGAAGATGGAGTCGTCGACAGCCAAGCTGGACCACTTAAATCGCCAAATCACAAAGATTCGTGAGAAGTGGGAGCCGAAGCTTGACGAGCTGGTCGGCAAGATTAGTGATGCCTTCAGTTATAACTTTGAGCAGATCAACTGCGCCGGCGAGATTCGGATACACAAAGATGAAGACTTTGACCAGTGGGCTCTGGACATCATGGTTAAGTTCAG AGAAAACGAGACGCTCCAGCAGCTCAACCAGCATCGCCAATCCGGCGGCGAGCGAGCTGTTTCCACCATCTTTTATCTCATGGCTCTCCAGTCCATGGCGCAATCACCCTTCCGTGTGGTCGATGAGATCAACCAGGGCATGGATCCCCGCAACGAGCGCATGGTGCATGAGCGCATGGTAGAGATTGCGTGCCGCGAGCACACGTCACAATACTTCCTGATTACGCCCAAACTGCTTACCGGTCTGAGGTACGACCCGCGCATGCGCGTGCTCTGCATTGCCAGCGGAACGCACATGcccaaggacggcaagaagCTCGATTTTGCTCGTTGCCTGAAAATTCACAAACGCATCGCGGCTGGCGGATAA